The nucleotide window TTGACAAACTCAGGTAAGTGCCGTTTATGCTTCGCCGTTGAGAGATACAATACACACACGGCAATTATCGTTGAGATGCTGAGCAACAACAAGCTACAGCTGTAAAACAGTACTGAAAGTAAGAAAAggagaatatataatataataaatcttttaattcaaaccttaacaaataaattgttgtgGAACCGATAATCCCAGAGCTAAAATATTTCtactcaattttattaatatagcaCTCAAATCGACAGTTATCGTCGCCTTAAAgtgtaagaaaaataattatattatatttggtaTATGAGTTGACTCATGGCAACAATTTGTAGAATATATGAGAGAATACGATCTCCTAAATTTGTTGAGATACCTCACGTATTAATATCAAATTTGATTCAGACTGGTTCAATTAAACTACACGCAGAAATCGAGTcgataaaaacttttttcctaTATTAGTacaccatttttttattttcgtgtGAAGAATTATCTCAATATATCAAATAGTGGGTATTTGTATACGACACGAATAGTTTGTCTGGCGATTTTGGGAAAAGACAAACTAAATGGAAATTACAGGTAGAGAGTCATTGGGTTTGCTCGCttctgttctggaaatttcgatgtgaaaaatgcacctcgctctagttgacctatcgttgaaaaagtcgatgaaattatggaaacgATTGAGCAGGATCATCActtaagcagccatgacatcgctaaggaacttaatattcattacaccggtcaacacgatttttgggtctgacatctacatgttaaatttgagtttctcctatgacaaaaataaggggaaaatttttttttccggttaaagtttgctttcgtagaaattagagcaatttttcgatttttaagcatgaaatgactgatttttatataatattttttctacaatttcactatagattataattagaaaacgtttttttagatacaagagtcGATTTTAGTCAAGATGTGtcataaacaataatatatatgtaaaataacaagaaattattgtctaaaagtgaatattttttgtatttcttttatgctcatatgagtatatacttaatatacttatcgatgtagatcagcccaaagcaaactttaagagctaaaaattaatatttaagtgtttttcaatgtctagaatcagaatccaagcatgagaacagaaacccataaaaaaattttgtttttgttgaccggtgttatcaaacggatttgaatcatttaaaaaaggctggctacaaaaagaagcccgatgtttgggtaccatatgaattgtctgtgaaaaatttaatggaccgaattaacatctgtgattctttgctgaaacgaaatgaaattgaaccatttctgaagtaaATGGTAACAGAAGACGACAGTGGATCAAATaagacaataatgtgcgaaaaagatcatggtctaagcgtggtgaagctcaacaaatggttgcAAAGCCAGGATGGACGCcacgaaaggttatgctgagtgtttggtgggattggaaaggaaccATCTTCTATGAACTGCTCcaacctggtcgaacgattgattttacattttactgtcaacaactaatgagattgaagcaagcaaacGAAAAAAACTGACAGAACTGATGAACAGAAAGGGCtatgtcttccatcaggacaacgctagaccacatacatctttgatgactcggcaaaaactgggagagcttggcggggaagttttaatgcatccaccatatagccctgattttgcgccatcggACTGCCATATGTTTCGgccaatgcagaactcccttaatggagtaaagttggcttcaagagaagcctaaTTATCGCTGTTTTTttccgagaaaccagaaaagttttacactaatggaataatgtctccagcggaaaaatggcaaaaagtggtcgaccaaaatggtacatatgtataatatttgattcattaaagttcattataaatataaacaaaataaaagtttgattagaaatacgaaaagactttttcgactagtcTATATCTACATGTGCTATGATGAATATTAtccaaataagaaaaaacgttcaTAGGAtcaagttttccctacaagaacttgattttgattgacaCTATGTACTTAGTGGTatgatatcggcggttccgaaaAATGAGCAACCTCTCAGgggaaaaatatatacagacagacggacatggctataTCAACTTAGCGCGGCTATCAAAATCAACTggtgatcaacacgtcaataaaataaaagaattggtgcttgagaatcgacgattaacagtctaGCATCATTGGAATATCAGAAGGAGCCGTGAAagtcattttgaaagatcatatgggcctaagaaaagtgaaagcacgagtGGTTCCAAAATCTCTCAGTGTCTCGTTAACatatgtgaaacaatgctttccgactatcaggatgccatgaaacgtattattactgacgaAGAGTATTGGATCTATGCTCACGACCCAGAAATATACGATCAATCGgccaaatatcgtggcaaaggtgagtcgAAGCCTAAAAAACCACGTTAAAGTAGGTCAAAAATCCAGGTTAgttgacaattttctttttttatctaGATGTGGTGCACTGGGAATGTCTTTCGACCGGCCAAATCGCCCTTGCCTTGCTTTTTTCAACAGAAATACTATTTGGATATTTGTCGTTCGCGCGGAGCTATTCATAAAAAGATGCCGGAATTATGGGcagacaactcttggttttagCACCACGATAAAGCACTGTCACAATCTGCATTTATTCTTCATGGGGTTTTCGCCATATTTTCAACCAATTTTCGTGCAGCAACCAACGTATTTGTTTGATTTAGCTCCGCGCGACTTCTGACTATTCAAccaactcaaacgaccgctcccgAGAAATctttttgagtcaattgaagacatttcGATGTtgggaaaaaacgttggcatcAATGAATTTGGGACATAGGCATTACTTTGACAGAGACGAACCAGACTTTCAAGAATACATTGAGAATTGTGAACaaattcttacaatttttttgctcatagtagcaTGTTAATACAAACCTACAAGTGGTGTATTTTCGGCCAAAATCGGCAGTAGTTGCGCGAAATACATGAGAAAGGCAGCTATGAGTACAATCAGCACACcgttcaatagtattttttcaCCCATTTGCGGGGGCAGCCAAAACGAGGAAAGCGCCAGTAATATTATGCAGGAAGCTGGCGTAAAGATAACCGCTGTATACATTGACGAACGACGCTTTAGATTAAATCTGAACTCAATGTAATTATAATAATCCTGTTTTCGATAAGATGTGGCGCCTTCAACGATTTCCCACTGTGTAGATTGTACTAGGTCACTGTAGTCTAAGCTCTCTTTCAAATCCAGATAACGTGCATCGATGTACGTGAGCGCCAATGAGCCGACCTTCACTTTGCACACTTGCGTATCGTAGGGCCAATTGCGGAAATTCAAACTACAGTATGCGGTATATACGGCTGGTGGTACCCATAAGAAGCTGCCATCGTTCGacaataatatttgtgtatCACCCAAGTAGTCACTCTTGTCGCCAGCGCTATTAAAGAGTGTTAAATCTGGTTTCCATACTTCTTTCGGTTTTAAATGGATTTGCGTTATATTGTCATAATCGGCACTGTTCCACGAACGTTTTTCATCCATCCATCTCTGCAAAggtttttaatgaatatttacaaTAGATTAAtggaaaattgttcaaaaatagTTTAGCAGTATAATTTGAGGTGTTTTTTCACTTACAATCTTTAACCAAGAGTGCAAAATCATTTTCCCATTTATCTCATCAATATCGACGTAGTTGACCGACATACCCAATGTGATATTGGTCGGTATACCGTGATATGAGGGATGTACGTTCTTATCATAGTTGATAAATAACTGTAGATGCAACCGATCCAAGGTGGTTATGTTCCAAGATTTAGTACCATTGGCAACGATATCTTGTGctgcattgaaaaataaaacccACTATAGTGATGTTCCAAAAAGTAAGGTTAAGACACCAtacaattttcgagcattaaattttttttgtatggagTGTTTTtcgagatatatgtacatacatattgaggTTTGCTAATTAAGTTTGGAAAAACAAGAGCGGGATTATCAGATAGGGGCGGATCCACGAGGGGACGCggagagttaaaaaaaaagttaaaagttatacgtTATATCCATCATATGTGACGAAATTCTACTCTGGATTCGCCCCTATTATCAGATGAGTACTTATTTCTTCTGATTTCCATCATATTTGAAGCAATTCCgactttatgaaaattttcagtttagTCATCTAGGGCGCTCATTTCTAGTGGAAGGGGATAAGCAAGACAGATGGCGAGAAAGTTCTCTTATGATTCTATCTGGGCTATAAGGACTTATTCGTTATTTAAAGGTTAGGTTAAAATGCATTGTGACAGAAAAGCATCCGGGAATTGTAATTAAGTTCTCcgggtaaataatattaaaaaaaatatttactaagttgataggactgtccttaattataaTACTATGtaaaatatgagcgcgatctgtcagtCATCTGTCAGTTctaaaaacatagttttgagaaaacgcgtttaaagtttcacactagcgctttgaagtgcccgagctctctttgttatttgtcgaataatttaaaaactaattgtCGGATCAACATGAAATtctcagagaatatttttaagatattacacttaacgaaaatgcaaaaaaaaattcattttttgaaaattctgactatcCTTAACCCCTTAAGTCGGtccacctcagtagtgcgttgcgatttttataaTGGATAAATATATCGAACAAAgcatttgtctcaaattttgtatttctaaccaaatttcgagTGCGAAATCGTAgtgaatgttggaaaaagctttcggtgattcagttttatcaaaaccacAAGCCCACAAGTTGTACAAAGCCTACAAAAACGGCCAAGAGATCCTTCAAAACAAGGtttgttctggacgaccttcgatcttttcaactgatgaaaatattaaaaagtgaaagtgaaaatcgtcaggcaagtgttaaagagatggcaagagagctcgacatctctcacgagttcgttcgaatgattttggtgaatatttttggtatgaaacGTGTTCTTGCTCGACTAGTCTcgataaagcaaaattttttttttaaaagaatacCGTAAACAGATCTCTTTGGCCATGTTTAGTCGTGCGAATTCCAATACCACATTcgtggagagcattataactgccgatgagacatggctTTATGAGTTTGTCATGCGAACAAGTCATTAATCATAGGAATGGTGGCAAAAAAcgagccaaaaccaaaaaaaaaaaaaatataacacgacaaagtcgctcaaaaatgaAGGCGATGCTAATTGTTTTTCTTGATATCCGTGGTTTAGTGAATAATGAATTTGATCCGGAGGGACTGAGGGTccataaggagttctatttggtcgTTTTTAGtagtttgcgtgagaacatccatcgaaaacagtcggaattgtggaagaacaccACACAATGATATTGCACCGTCGCATCAAGCCACTATTGTGACCGAATTTGAAGCCAAAAAACGCAattaataccatcgatcaactacCATATTCAGCAGATTttgctccgtgtgattttttcttatttcctgaactgaaattgccgctctgtAAAACCCGTTTTcggtcgatcgaagagataaaacaaaattcgctgaaggatcTGAATTCCATCCCAAAAGGTGCGTAGgagaagtgtttcgaggactggaagaATCGTTGGCagaagtgtattacatctgggtgggattactttgaaggccaCAAACTAATATggttgaataattaaatattttgcgttttatttataatttccaggtacttttttgtcacaatttttgtatataaatctgATCTGAccgatgtgaaaaatatttttttttatttgttactctattttttaacttaaaaatattttattaatttttaattttgaatttggaattaagactttaattttcaatttttagtgtttttaattataattaaatacttaacaataattttaaaagtctatcaattaaaaattaattttgagtttcaatccaaaattatttaattcaaaaattcgcaaGGTTTATTATTTAAAGCTTAATAGAAATGTaccgaatttttttaaattacaaaaaaagcaaaaacgatTTGAAACTTAGAAATTTCCTATCGGGTAGTTCGGCACACCGGAACACATAAATTTTTCagataaaaagtaatttaatatttttttagtccAAACGCGATGACTTCGGCCATTATACTTCGGTTCAAATCGTGccgaaatatttgttataataatCAACACTAAATTGGCATTTGCAATGAGCCACCAGTATTatgcaaatttcaaaatgtcaGAACGAAGAAGTGGAATGCTTAACACCTTCCTAGAgacaatatttagaaatttgagATTATTGGCGAAGTCCAGACCCTAAAGATATATAATTCCACATTTGGGGTGACGATATTtccaaagaaagaaaaaattggCATTCTTTTGTATGCCTCTTCGAAGTCTGTTTTAACACCAATCAAAGAAAGATGCTCAAAATATTGACTGAAGAATGAGTAAGCGTTATTGAGACATGAAGTTCGAAGATCATTATCGAGACTTAAAGCTCCAAGCCATGCGattaactaataaaatattaaatacataagtatatccaTTTAAAGTGAAAAGAATTGATTAAAATCTTTCCCCTCATATTCGTCGCACATTCACTTCAAATTTGAAATCACTGTAGATACaacaatgtatgtataaatcCCATTTCTAGTGTAGCAATTAATCAATAAACGCAGCGTGTGTGTTTTTGTAGATATCGGAATTCTTACAGTTGGCAGATTGCAACAGAAATAAGCAAATTCCAAGCGTTAACGACCGACTCATAGTCAATGGCGGATAAGCACAACGAAACTGCAGGAAGtaagtatttctttttttttttatcaaaaaatcactttgtattttcaattaagagtttgtaaatttttgtagtCGTTTCTAGAAGTGTACGCGTCCGAGTTCCTCACTTAACTGAACTGCGCTGAGATTTAATACAGCATTCGGAGTCAGCTCCTTAAGATTGTGtgagagtatatacatatatgtatgtacatacatatataattcctATAAGAATTGCATGTGATATGTGTTAATTTAGTTGGCTTTGCATTTAGTACATACCCTGTAAGGAAACGCAGACTGCTCAGCCAAATGTAGCTCAGGATTTTAAGGTGATCTGCATCAGCTGCACAAgcaagtacccggaaattgtaaataaatcccacatttttaattatacatcaatattttttgtcgCCTTCACAGTAATcgccaccagatgtaatacgcTATAGTCGATATAGTCGTTTCATACCCGAAATACCCACCAAAATCATcggaacggactcgcgagagatatcgagttctctctctctctctaacaCTTACCTGATGATTTTCATACAGCATattcttcagttttttttaatattttcatcagttgaagaggtcgaaggtcgttcaGATGTGCGATAAGTTCGTGATGAGTCTGCGGTTAGTCGAAAAATAACAGGTTATTTATGGAACTTTTTATGTGGAACcaactattattttttgcttcagCATGTTTTG belongs to Bactrocera dorsalis isolate Fly_Bdor chromosome 1, ASM2337382v1, whole genome shotgun sequence and includes:
- the LOC105233544 gene encoding acetylcholine receptor subunit beta-type lev-1 translates to MSRSLTLGICLFLLQSANSQDIVANGTKSWNITTLDRLHLQLFINYDKNVHPSYHGIPTNITLGMSVNYVDIDEINGKMILHSWLKIRWMDEKRSWNSADYDNITQIHLKPKEVWKPDLTLFNSAGDKSDYLGDTQILLSNDGSFLWVPPAVYTAYCSLNFRNWPYDTQVCKVKVGSLALTYIDARYLDLKESLDYSDLVQSTQWEIVEGATSYRKQDYYNYIEFRFNLKRRSSMYTAVIFTPASCIILLALSSFWLPPQMGEKILLNGVLIVLIAAFLMYFAQLLPILAENTPLVVLFYSCSLLLLSISTIIAVCVLYLSTAKHKRHLPEFVKTILNGPLSKILLLENFTLEAEPHTVSMNNGTKELVEHQYENPDGITDAAAMHASTSSSANRFIQFEWILLATAIDRIAFLCYSLTFIVLSILYAV